From Skermanella sp. TT6, a single genomic window includes:
- a CDS encoding ArnT family glycosyltransferase: protein MLKRIGLTAALAALCLALFLPGFFTLPPTDRDEARFAQATRQMLESGDFVDIRFQDEARHKKPVGIHWMQSATVALAGGPEQAAIWAYRLPSLAGAVLAVLLTFRIGTTLFGPLSGAPAGERAGQGAGFLAAAMLAGTVLLAVEARTAKTDAALLAAVLGAQAALAEAWLRRNGREAPSTGLVLLFWCSLGVGILLKGPIILLVVGGTALGLALVERRVGWLAPLRPRLGLPVLLLIVAPWLVLITIKTQGAFFAESVGHDMLAKVAGGRESKGFPPGYHTLLFPVTFWPWSLLAIPAIPWVWANRRDPAVLFCLAWAIPTWAVFEAVPTKLFHYVLPAYPALALLTARAALDGFGGGRRWLRVLSILLFLLISAVLAAGTVILYGFFEWTVDRVSLLLAAAVLAVLGYGALLFHRGGLRRSVAVLSAGSVGMYLLAFQVVLPRIEKIWISPRVAAAVAAARPCPGSTLVSVGFTEPSLVFLVGTGTVLSGDGRTAAHRLADDACALALVDLPQDDAFLAEAEAKGFQPIAIETVSGLNYSRGTKPMMTLYRR, encoded by the coding sequence ATGCTCAAGCGGATCGGGCTGACGGCGGCGCTGGCGGCGCTCTGCCTGGCCCTGTTCCTGCCGGGCTTCTTCACGCTGCCGCCGACCGACCGGGACGAGGCCCGCTTCGCCCAGGCGACCCGGCAGATGCTGGAAAGCGGCGATTTCGTCGATATCCGCTTTCAGGACGAGGCCAGGCACAAGAAGCCGGTCGGCATCCATTGGATGCAGTCCGCCACCGTGGCGCTGGCGGGCGGACCGGAGCAGGCCGCCATCTGGGCCTACCGCCTGCCCTCGCTGGCGGGCGCCGTCCTGGCCGTCCTCCTGACCTTCCGGATCGGCACGACCCTGTTCGGCCCCCTCTCCGGGGCGCCGGCCGGCGAGCGTGCCGGCCAGGGCGCCGGGTTCCTGGCGGCGGCGATGCTGGCGGGCACGGTCCTGCTGGCGGTCGAGGCGCGGACCGCCAAGACGGACGCGGCGCTGCTGGCGGCCGTGCTGGGCGCGCAGGCGGCGCTGGCGGAGGCGTGGCTGCGGCGGAACGGGCGGGAGGCGCCGTCCACCGGCCTCGTCCTGCTGTTCTGGTGTTCCCTCGGTGTCGGCATCCTGCTGAAGGGGCCGATCATCCTGCTGGTGGTCGGCGGCACCGCCCTGGGGCTGGCGCTCGTCGAGCGGCGGGTCGGCTGGCTGGCCCCGCTGCGGCCCCGGCTGGGGCTGCCGGTGCTGCTCCTGATCGTGGCACCCTGGCTGGTCCTGATCACCATCAAGACCCAGGGTGCCTTCTTCGCCGAGTCGGTCGGCCACGACATGCTGGCCAAGGTCGCCGGAGGGCGGGAATCCAAGGGATTCCCTCCCGGCTACCATACCCTTCTGTTTCCCGTCACCTTCTGGCCCTGGTCCCTTCTGGCCATCCCGGCGATCCCCTGGGTCTGGGCCAACCGGCGGGACCCGGCGGTGCTGTTCTGCCTCGCCTGGGCGATACCGACCTGGGCCGTCTTCGAGGCGGTGCCGACCAAGCTGTTCCACTACGTGCTTCCGGCCTATCCGGCGCTGGCGCTGCTGACCGCGCGCGCGGCGCTGGACGGGTTCGGTGGCGGCCGGCGCTGGCTCCGGGTGCTGTCGATCCTGCTGTTCCTCCTGATCTCGGCGGTGCTCGCCGCCGGGACGGTGATCCTGTACGGCTTCTTCGAATGGACCGTCGATCGGGTTTCGCTGCTGCTCGCGGCGGCCGTGCTGGCGGTGCTCGGCTACGGCGCCCTGCTGTTCCACCGGGGCGGGCTGCGTCGGTCGGTTGCGGTGCTGAGCGCCGGGTCGGTCGGGATGTATCTGCTCGCCTTCCAGGTCGTCCTTCCCCGTATCGAAAAGATCTGGATCAGCCCCAGGGTCGCCGCCGCGGTCGCCGCGGCGCGGCCCTGTCCCGGCTCGACCCTGGTATCCGTCGGCTTCACCGAACCCAGCCTCGTTTTCCTGGTGGGAACCGGGACGGTGCTTTCGGGCGACGGCCGGACGGCGGCCCACCGCCTGGCGGACGACGCTTGTGCGCTGGCCCTGGTCGACCTGCCGCAGGACGACGCCTTCCTGGCCGAAGCGGAGGCGAAGGGCTTCCAACCGATTGCCATAGAAACAGTTAGCGGTCTAAACTATTCGCGCGGCACGAAACCGATGATGACCTTGTATCGTCGCTGA
- a CDS encoding MBL fold metallo-hydrolase: MIFDAGTGIRPFGSQLAAEAPLDLDLFFTHTHYDHVAGLPFFAPAFDPRNRLRLWAGHLPPPQTIRSVLCDMMIAPLFPVPLSAFDHSCTFNDFQCGATLTPGPGITLRTGPLNHPNQCCGYRVEYEGRVLAIVTDTEHRAEGPDPAVLDLARGADVMVYDGMYTDAVYPRHVGWGHSTWQEGCRVADAAGVGRAVIFHHEPNHDDSVMDGIAAEAEAMRPGTLVAYEGMILNL, from the coding sequence ATGATTTTCGACGCCGGAACGGGCATCCGCCCGTTCGGCAGCCAGCTGGCGGCCGAGGCTCCGCTGGATCTCGACCTGTTCTTCACCCACACCCACTACGACCATGTGGCGGGGCTGCCGTTCTTCGCGCCGGCCTTCGACCCGCGCAACCGGCTGCGCCTGTGGGCGGGGCACCTGCCGCCGCCGCAGACGATCCGGTCCGTGCTGTGCGACATGATGATCGCTCCGCTGTTCCCGGTGCCGCTGTCCGCCTTCGATCATTCCTGCACCTTCAACGATTTCCAATGCGGGGCGACGCTGACGCCGGGGCCGGGCATCACCTTGAGGACCGGGCCGCTCAACCATCCGAACCAGTGCTGCGGCTACCGGGTGGAGTACGAGGGCAGGGTGCTGGCGATCGTGACCGACACGGAGCACCGGGCGGAGGGACCCGACCCGGCGGTGCTCGACCTGGCGCGCGGGGCCGACGTCATGGTCTATGACGGCATGTACACCGACGCGGTCTATCCGCGCCATGTCGGCTGGGGCCATTCGACCTGGCAGGAAGGGTGCCGGGTCGCCGATGCCGCCGGGGTGGGGCGGGCGGTGATCTTCCACCATGAGCCGAACCACGACGACTCCGTCATGGACGGCATCGCCGCGGAGGCGGAGGCCATGCGGCCTGGAACGCTGGTTGCCTACGAAGGAATGATCCTCAACCTTTAA
- a CDS encoding phosphatase PAP2 family protein produces the protein MTEDQPRPVRYSFWFLLFLFGHMLLSHLDRTVSELARVADPGLLDIFRAITEAGDSKWTLVPTGVLGLGSIAAGWFILTDRRVAAMVRWTGSALMFVFASVALSGIAVNIVKVAVGRARPKLLEQAGFLGFDPMILNANFHSFPSGHANTAVAFALAVSFMVPSWRGALLAAACLIGLSRIAVNAHFVTDVIGGGALAIATTYWLRGWFTSQGWVFYRESGGTYRLLWPGMVLPLSAGRTLRRLRETGAIQPPGRIRQA, from the coding sequence TTGACCGAAGACCAGCCGCGGCCGGTCCGGTATTCCTTCTGGTTCCTGCTGTTCCTGTTCGGCCATATGCTGCTGAGCCATCTCGACCGCACCGTGTCCGAGCTGGCGCGGGTCGCCGATCCGGGTCTGCTGGATATTTTCCGCGCGATCACGGAAGCGGGGGACAGCAAATGGACGCTGGTGCCGACAGGCGTGCTCGGGCTGGGATCGATCGCCGCGGGATGGTTCATCCTGACCGACCGGCGCGTCGCGGCGATGGTCCGCTGGACCGGATCGGCGCTGATGTTCGTCTTCGCGTCGGTCGCCCTGTCCGGGATCGCCGTCAACATCGTCAAGGTCGCCGTCGGCCGGGCACGGCCGAAACTGCTGGAGCAGGCGGGTTTCCTCGGGTTCGATCCGATGATCCTGAACGCGAACTTCCACTCCTTCCCGTCCGGTCACGCCAACACGGCGGTGGCCTTCGCCCTGGCGGTCTCGTTCATGGTCCCGAGCTGGCGCGGCGCCTTGCTGGCCGCCGCCTGCCTGATCGGCCTCAGCCGCATCGCGGTGAACGCTCATTTCGTGACCGACGTGATCGGGGGCGGCGCCCTGGCGATCGCCACGACCTATTGGCTGCGCGGCTGGTTCACGTCGCAGGGATGGGTCTTCTACAGGGAGAGCGGGGGAACGTACCGTCTTCTCTGGCCGGGGATGGTGCTTCCCCTGTCGGCCGGGCGGACCCTGCGGCGCCTGCGGGAGACCGGGGCGATCCAGCCTCCGGGCCGTATTCGGCAGGCGTGA
- a CDS encoding lipid-A-disaccharide synthase N-terminal domain-containing protein, with protein MLSVWTAIGFVGQALFSMRFVIQWIQSERLKRSFVPETFWYFSMAGGITLLAYAIHRQDPVFILGQGLGLVIYSRNIWMIWRDKRKTAGDDAIADDIGHASAS; from the coding sequence ATGCTCTCCGTCTGGACGGCGATCGGGTTCGTGGGGCAGGCGCTATTCTCGATGCGCTTCGTGATACAGTGGATCCAGAGCGAGCGACTCAAGCGCAGCTTCGTGCCGGAGACCTTCTGGTACTTCAGCATGGCCGGCGGGATCACGCTGCTGGCCTACGCCATCCATCGCCAGGACCCGGTGTTCATCCTGGGGCAGGGGCTAGGGCTTGTGATCTATTCCCGCAACATCTGGATGATCTGGCGCGACAAGCGGAAAACGGCCGGCGACGACGCGATCGCCGACGACATCGGGCACGCGTCGGCATCGTGA
- a CDS encoding DUF3072 domain-containing protein, translating into MANTGANTGNDSPKSADAGTPSNTEKDPSDWTTGDEPMTGAQASYLKTLSEEANEEFDASLSKADASRRIDELQNKTGRGKQS; encoded by the coding sequence ATGGCGAACACAGGGGCGAACACCGGGAACGACAGCCCGAAGTCGGCCGACGCCGGAACCCCGTCCAATACGGAAAAGGACCCGTCGGACTGGACCACGGGCGATGAGCCGATGACCGGAGCGCAGGCATCCTACCTGAAGACCCTGAGCGAAGAGGCGAACGAGGAATTCGACGCTTCCCTCAGCAAGGCCGATGCCTCACGCCGGATCGACGAACTGCAGAACAAGACCGGGCGCGGAAAGCAGAGCTGA
- a CDS encoding ABC transporter permease, which yields MTADPMGTNRLEHYVSTAPFDPYSVEQMSPEQERYFMASQWRMMWWKLKRHRLAVLSAAILGLMYFTTLISEFLSPYALDSRHIHHIYAPPQSVHLFHEGSFVGPFVYGYDYELNMDTLQRVYTVDPTDVQPIRFFCRGDAYDFWGLFPADLHLMCPAEGGTLFLLGTDRLGRDMLSRILYGTRISLTVGLLGITISFVLGIVIGGIAGYYGGWIDNVIQRFIEVLRSFPELPLWMALSAALPVTWSPILIYFGITLILGLLDWTGLARAVRSKLLALREEDFCTAAQLMGASPRRIIGRHLLPSFMSHLIASATLSIPGMILGETALSFLGLGLRPPITSWGVLLNEAQNINVVALYPWLMLPVVPVIVVVLAFNFLGDGLRDAADPYR from the coding sequence GGCTGGAACATTACGTCTCGACCGCTCCGTTCGACCCCTACTCCGTCGAGCAGATGTCGCCGGAGCAGGAACGCTATTTCATGGCGTCCCAGTGGCGCATGATGTGGTGGAAGCTGAAGCGCCATCGGCTGGCGGTGCTGTCGGCCGCGATCCTCGGGCTGATGTATTTCACCACGCTGATCTCCGAGTTCCTGTCGCCCTACGCCCTGGACAGCCGGCACATCCACCATATCTACGCGCCGCCCCAGTCGGTCCACCTGTTCCACGAGGGATCGTTCGTCGGGCCGTTCGTCTACGGCTACGACTACGAGCTCAACATGGACACGCTCCAGCGCGTCTATACGGTGGACCCCACCGACGTGCAGCCGATCCGCTTCTTCTGCCGGGGCGACGCCTACGACTTCTGGGGCCTTTTCCCGGCGGACCTGCACCTGATGTGCCCGGCCGAGGGCGGCACGCTGTTCCTGCTCGGCACCGACCGGCTGGGCCGCGACATGCTGAGCCGCATCCTCTACGGCACCCGGATCTCCCTGACCGTGGGGCTGCTCGGCATCACCATCAGCTTCGTCCTGGGCATCGTGATCGGCGGGATCGCCGGCTATTATGGCGGCTGGATCGACAACGTGATCCAGCGCTTCATCGAGGTGCTGCGCTCCTTCCCCGAGCTGCCGCTGTGGATGGCGCTGTCGGCGGCCCTGCCGGTCACCTGGAGCCCGATCCTGATCTATTTCGGGATCACCCTGATCCTGGGGCTGCTGGACTGGACCGGCCTCGCCCGCGCGGTTCGGTCCAAGCTGCTGGCGCTGCGGGAGGAGGATTTCTGCACCGCCGCGCAGTTGATGGGCGCCAGCCCCCGGCGGATCATCGGGCGGCACCTGCTGCCCAGCTTCATGAGCCACCTGATCGCCTCGGCCACCCTGTCGATCCCCGGCATGATCCTGGGCGAGACGGCGCTGTCCTTCCTCGGCCTCGGGCTCCGGCCGCCGATCACCAGCTGGGGCGTGCTGCTGAACGAAGCCCAGAACATCAACGTCGTGGCCCTCTATCCCTGGCTGATGCTGCCGGTGGTCCCGGTCATCGTCGTGGTGCTGGCCTTCAACTTCCTGGGCGACGGGCTGCGCGACGCCGCCGATCCCTACCGTTGA
- a CDS encoding glycosyltransferase family 2 protein has product MVTTVASHAVQPAGSPPAGVAPVPEPRLSVVVPVYNEAENVLPLLAEIRAALSVAVDYEVVFVDDCSDDGTADRLAPERGAVRIVRHSTRSGQSAAVRTGVRAARGTWIATLDGDGQNDPADIPNLLDLAMMPGAPALVGGLRRKRRDIWSKRAATKIANGLRRAVLNDGCADTGCGIKVFRRDAFLDLPYFGAMHRFLPALFQIHGHRADFVEVNHRPRRRGVSKYGNLGRAAIGIVDLLGVLWLKRRTRLPDSVLEDCAGQAR; this is encoded by the coding sequence ATGGTCACCACCGTCGCTTCCCATGCCGTCCAGCCCGCCGGCAGCCCGCCCGCCGGCGTCGCCCCGGTGCCGGAGCCGCGGCTTTCGGTGGTCGTTCCGGTCTATAACGAGGCCGAGAACGTCCTGCCGCTGCTTGCCGAGATCAGGGCGGCGCTCTCCGTGGCCGTGGACTACGAAGTCGTCTTCGTCGACGACTGCAGCGACGACGGTACCGCCGACCGGCTCGCTCCGGAGCGGGGCGCCGTGCGCATCGTCCGGCATTCCACCCGGTCCGGCCAGAGCGCCGCGGTGCGGACCGGCGTCCGGGCCGCCCGGGGGACCTGGATCGCCACGCTCGACGGCGACGGGCAGAACGATCCCGCCGACATTCCCAACCTGCTGGACCTGGCGATGATGCCCGGCGCGCCGGCGCTGGTCGGGGGGCTGCGCCGCAAGCGCCGCGACATCTGGTCCAAGCGGGCGGCCACGAAGATCGCCAACGGCTTGCGCCGGGCCGTCCTGAACGACGGCTGCGCCGACACCGGTTGCGGCATCAAGGTTTTCCGCCGCGACGCCTTCCTGGATCTTCCCTATTTCGGGGCGATGCACCGGTTCCTTCCCGCGCTGTTCCAGATCCACGGGCATCGGGCCGACTTCGTCGAGGTCAACCATCGGCCCCGCCGGCGCGGCGTGTCGAAGTACGGCAACCTGGGACGTGCGGCTATCGGCATCGTCGATCTGCTGGGAGTCCTGTGGTTGAAACGCCGTACCCGCCTGCCGGACTCGGTCCTCGAGGACTGTGCCGGGCAGGCCCGCTGA